The Oceanibaculum indicum P24 sequence TCTTTATCATGAACATGCCCCAAGGCGCAGGATGAGCCGCGATGCAATTGTTAGCACATTACGCTGCTTAAATGCCGCCACCACCAAAATGAGCTTAATTCAAATTATATCAGCACATCTAAACACTGCTGGAAAAAAGCCGGAAAGACATCCTGCCTTCAACATCAGATCTGCATACATTGAACCTGGTGTGCAAAGATTATATTGCGGAACCAACACCGTATCTTGGGCAGATATTGTAATTAGTAAATCTCACTTCCGAACATAACAGTTACTTCGTCATGGTCGGGCTTGACCCGACCATCCATCCGGCGTTGCCGCAGGATGTATACGGATGCCCTATTACACCTACATCCTCGCCAGCAAACCGGGCGGCACGCTCTATATCGGCACGACCAACGACCTCATCCGCCGTATCCACGAGCATCGCGAAGCGGCCGTACCCGGCTTCACCAAACGCTATAAAATCCACCATCTCGTCTATTTCGAGGAACACGCCACCTCCGAGCAGGCGATCCGTCGGGAGAAACGTCTGAAGACCTGGTTGCGGATCTGGAAGGTGCAGTTGATTGAAACGGACAATCCGGACTGGAATGATCTGTATCCCTTACTGCTCTGAAGCTGCGCCTTCCGCTGTATGGTCGGGTCAAGCCCGACCATGACGAGATATGTTGGAATGCAAGGAGCTTCCCATACTCCCTCGTCACCCTCGGGCTTGACCCGAGGGTCTAGGGGCGATGCCCTACCTGTGACGTCTCAACCCACCGCGCCTGGATTGCCGGGTCAAGCCCGGCACTGACAGGGGATTAAAAAATCAACCCTGGGCTGGTCTCCTT is a genomic window containing:
- a CDS encoding GIY-YIG nuclease family protein, which gives rise to MPYYTYILASKPGGTLYIGTTNDLIRRIHEHREAAVPGFTKRYKIHHLVYFEEHATSEQAIRREKRLKTWLRIWKVQLIETDNPDWNDLYPLLL